Proteins found in one Hyla sarda isolate aHylSar1 chromosome 7, aHylSar1.hap1, whole genome shotgun sequence genomic segment:
- the LOC130282840 gene encoding gastrula zinc finger protein XlCGF48.2-like isoform X3 yields MDKDRKKVNNKILKLTMEIIYLLTGEDYTVVKNSHVSGEWKKIHSSTTEPPENDQKILELTHKIINLLTGEEYLEEKKESCMGVMEHHQPFMPLVGSNKRNPKERCSSPFYSHGFPEEIHNVPLHQQDEELINIKVEVIAEEEETYMRSEHQCKEEEIPVYISPADTNFKSSAAHLFLSPSSKTEEKNITQDSLSEQPITQNTSQGLYTADVLSELWDHEEPPDTSQIVSHSTDRRGYKTFQCIECGKTFAKKSVLVEHQRIHTGEKPFSCSDCGKCFTQRSNLAQHQRIHRGENPFMCLECGKCFSKKSNLLRHHRIHRELS; encoded by the exons ATGGATAAGGACAGGAAAAAAGTGAACAACAAGATTTTAAAACTTACCATGGAAATCATCTAcctgcttactggagag gattacacagtagtgaagaattCCCATGTATCAGGAGAATGGAAAAAGATCCATAGCTCAACCACAGAACCCCCTGAAAATGaccagaagatcctagaacttacCCATAAGATCATTaatctgctgactggagag GAGTATTTAGAGGAAAAGAAAGAATCCTGCATGGGTGTCATGGAGCACCACCAGCCCTTCATGCCTCTAG TGGGATCCAACAAGAGAAACCCGAAAGAGAGATGTTCAAGTCCTTTTTATTCACATGGCTTTCCAGAGGAAATTCACAATGTGCCTTTGCATCAACAG GATGAAGAACTGATAAATATTAAGGTGGAAGTTAtagcagaagaagaagagacatatATGAGAAGTGAACATCAGTGTAAAGAGGAGGAAATCCCTGTATATATCAGCCCAG CAGATACCAACTTCAAGAGCTCAGCAGCACATCTCTTTTTATCTCCAAGTTCAAAAACAGAAGAGAAAAACATCACACAAGATTCTCTAAGTGAACAACCCATTACCCAAAATACATCGCAAGGACTTTATACTGCAGATGTCCTATCTGAACTCTGGGATCACGAGGAACCACCTGATACATCACAAATAGTTTCTCACAGTACTGATCGCAGGGGATATAAAACCTTTCAGTGTATTGAATGTGGGAAAACTTTTGCTAAAAAATCAGTTCTTGTGGAGCAtcagagaattcatacaggagagaaaccattttcatgttcagattgtggaaagtgttttacccAGAGATCAAATCTTGCTcagcatcaaagaattcacagagGGGAAAATCCATTTATGTGTctggaatgtgggaaatgtttttccaAGAAATCCAACCTTCTTAGACATCATAGAATTCACAGAG AACTTTCATGA
- the LOC130282840 gene encoding gastrula zinc finger protein XlCGF48.2-like isoform X2 — MDKDRKKVNNKILKLTMEIIYLLTGEDYTVVKNSHVSGEWKKIHSSTTEPPENDQKILELTHKIINLLTGEEYLEEKKESCMGVMEHHQPFMPLVGSNKRNPKERCSSPFYSHGFPEEIHNVPLHQQDEELINIKVEVIAEEEETYMRSEHQCKEEEIPVYISPDTNFKSSAAHLFLSPSSKTEEKNITQDSLSEQPITQNTSQGLYTADVLSELWDHEEPPDTSQIVSHSTDRRGYKTFQCIECGKTFAKKSVLVEHQRIHTGEKPFSCSDCGKCFTQRSNLAQHQRIHRGENPFMCLECGKCFSKKSNLLRHHRIHRGEKPFACSDCGKCFTSKSQLKVHHRIHTGEKPFNCMDCGKCFIQKSDLVRHQRVHSDSRVTSNPQFTIDLPQPRIIAT; from the exons ATGGATAAGGACAGGAAAAAAGTGAACAACAAGATTTTAAAACTTACCATGGAAATCATCTAcctgcttactggagag gattacacagtagtgaagaattCCCATGTATCAGGAGAATGGAAAAAGATCCATAGCTCAACCACAGAACCCCCTGAAAATGaccagaagatcctagaacttacCCATAAGATCATTaatctgctgactggagag GAGTATTTAGAGGAAAAGAAAGAATCCTGCATGGGTGTCATGGAGCACCACCAGCCCTTCATGCCTCTAG TGGGATCCAACAAGAGAAACCCGAAAGAGAGATGTTCAAGTCCTTTTTATTCACATGGCTTTCCAGAGGAAATTCACAATGTGCCTTTGCATCAACAG GATGAAGAACTGATAAATATTAAGGTGGAAGTTAtagcagaagaagaagagacatatATGAGAAGTGAACATCAGTGTAAAGAGGAGGAAATCCCTGTATATATCAGCCCAG ATACCAACTTCAAGAGCTCAGCAGCACATCTCTTTTTATCTCCAAGTTCAAAAACAGAAGAGAAAAACATCACACAAGATTCTCTAAGTGAACAACCCATTACCCAAAATACATCGCAAGGACTTTATACTGCAGATGTCCTATCTGAACTCTGGGATCACGAGGAACCACCTGATACATCACAAATAGTTTCTCACAGTACTGATCGCAGGGGATATAAAACCTTTCAGTGTATTGAATGTGGGAAAACTTTTGCTAAAAAATCAGTTCTTGTGGAGCAtcagagaattcatacaggagagaaaccattttcatgttcagattgtggaaagtgttttacccAGAGATCAAATCTTGCTcagcatcaaagaattcacagagGGGAAAATCCATTTATGTGTctggaatgtgggaaatgtttttccaAGAAATCCAACCTTCTTAGACATCATAGAATTCACAGAGGTGAGAAGCCATTTGCCTGTTCTgattgtggaaaatgttttacaagtAAAAGTCAGTTAAAGGTGCATcatagaattcacacaggagagaagccctttaACTGTATGgattgtggaaaatgttttatccAGAAGTCAGATCTTGTTAGACATCAGAGAGTTCACTCAGATTCAAGAGTCACCTCAAATCCTCAATTTACTATTGATCTCCCACAGCCCCGAATTATTGCTACTTAA
- the LOC130282840 gene encoding gastrula zinc finger protein XlCGF48.2-like isoform X1 — protein sequence MDKDRKKVNNKILKLTMEIIYLLTGEDYTVVKNSHVSGEWKKIHSSTTEPPENDQKILELTHKIINLLTGEEYLEEKKESCMGVMEHHQPFMPLVGSNKRNPKERCSSPFYSHGFPEEIHNVPLHQQDEELINIKVEVIAEEEETYMRSEHQCKEEEIPVYISPADTNFKSSAAHLFLSPSSKTEEKNITQDSLSEQPITQNTSQGLYTADVLSELWDHEEPPDTSQIVSHSTDRRGYKTFQCIECGKTFAKKSVLVEHQRIHTGEKPFSCSDCGKCFTQRSNLAQHQRIHRGENPFMCLECGKCFSKKSNLLRHHRIHRGEKPFACSDCGKCFTSKSQLKVHHRIHTGEKPFNCMDCGKCFIQKSDLVRHQRVHSDSRVTSNPQFTIDLPQPRIIAT from the exons ATGGATAAGGACAGGAAAAAAGTGAACAACAAGATTTTAAAACTTACCATGGAAATCATCTAcctgcttactggagag gattacacagtagtgaagaattCCCATGTATCAGGAGAATGGAAAAAGATCCATAGCTCAACCACAGAACCCCCTGAAAATGaccagaagatcctagaacttacCCATAAGATCATTaatctgctgactggagag GAGTATTTAGAGGAAAAGAAAGAATCCTGCATGGGTGTCATGGAGCACCACCAGCCCTTCATGCCTCTAG TGGGATCCAACAAGAGAAACCCGAAAGAGAGATGTTCAAGTCCTTTTTATTCACATGGCTTTCCAGAGGAAATTCACAATGTGCCTTTGCATCAACAG GATGAAGAACTGATAAATATTAAGGTGGAAGTTAtagcagaagaagaagagacatatATGAGAAGTGAACATCAGTGTAAAGAGGAGGAAATCCCTGTATATATCAGCCCAG CAGATACCAACTTCAAGAGCTCAGCAGCACATCTCTTTTTATCTCCAAGTTCAAAAACAGAAGAGAAAAACATCACACAAGATTCTCTAAGTGAACAACCCATTACCCAAAATACATCGCAAGGACTTTATACTGCAGATGTCCTATCTGAACTCTGGGATCACGAGGAACCACCTGATACATCACAAATAGTTTCTCACAGTACTGATCGCAGGGGATATAAAACCTTTCAGTGTATTGAATGTGGGAAAACTTTTGCTAAAAAATCAGTTCTTGTGGAGCAtcagagaattcatacaggagagaaaccattttcatgttcagattgtggaaagtgttttacccAGAGATCAAATCTTGCTcagcatcaaagaattcacagagGGGAAAATCCATTTATGTGTctggaatgtgggaaatgtttttccaAGAAATCCAACCTTCTTAGACATCATAGAATTCACAGAGGTGAGAAGCCATTTGCCTGTTCTgattgtggaaaatgttttacaagtAAAAGTCAGTTAAAGGTGCATcatagaattcacacaggagagaagccctttaACTGTATGgattgtggaaaatgttttatccAGAAGTCAGATCTTGTTAGACATCAGAGAGTTCACTCAGATTCAAGAGTCACCTCAAATCCTCAATTTACTATTGATCTCCCACAGCCCCGAATTATTGCTACTTAA